Within Sorangiineae bacterium MSr11367, the genomic segment AACCAACTGCCCGCGGCTTCCGGCCACGACCTTCGAGTACACCCGCCCGCAGCCCTTCTTCGGACCTTCGTTGGGGGTGTATGACGGCGAAACTTCGCCGCCTCCACCGGGATCGCTCTTCGGGGACTTGGGTACCGTCTCCTTCGCCGACGTGGACCACGACGGCTCGATCGACGTCATCTCGCAGCCCCCACCCGGCGAAGGCGGCGAGGGGCGCGTCTATTTTACATCCAACCTCCCCCTAGGAGGAAACGTCTTCATCGATGTCGCCAATCTCTATTCGCCCAATTCGAACATCTTCCGGACGTCGGGTGATCTGACCCTCCTCAAGCCCCTCGACACCACGGGGGTGGTTTCGGCGTACTGGTCGCGGTGGGACGACGCGACCAAGCGCTTCCGCGTCTCGCAGGCCCGCGTGCGGGATACGCAAGGCCCCATCCGGCCCCCACGCTGGACGATGGAGACCTCCGCCGAGGTGGGGCAGCTGCCCGACGCCATCGTCGCGGCGGGAGACTTCGATTCCAATGGCGCCGTGGATTTGTTCGAGTTTACGCAACAAATCGCCATCGATCCCCAAACTGGACAGCAGGTCGTCGTCTACAACGGCCAATTTCGGCTCTTCAACCGTTTCACGTCGCCCCAAGATCCAAACGCGTTTCCGGCCCAGAACGTCATCAAAGAGCCGTTTGATCCGACAAAGAGAACGTACACGACCACCTTCCGCAAGGACGTGCCGTTCTATGCCTTCGCAGACATGAACGGCGACGGCACCGAGGATTTCGTCACGGTGCGCCAGCAGATCTCGTGGATGCCGGGCGTCGATCCTAACGCGCCGTCGCCGGACACGCTGATCTACGTGCCCGGAAACAACACCGGATTCTTCGCATGCGACAAGGGCTCCGACACCTGCACGACGCCAAATCCTCCTTGCTGGAGAGCGTCTGGCGAGCCAAATGAGACGTGTCCGAGTCCATGGATCGAGCTTCCGTCAGCCCCCTTGTTCAACCGCTCCGCGGATCGCCCCACCCTCCTCGCGGACGTCACGCAAGATGGCTTGACCGATATCATCCAGCTCACTCCGCACGACGGCGGAACAGACGTTGAGGCAGACGTCTGGGTCAACGACGACGGGCACCGCTTTCACCACGCGGGCAAAGATACTGCGATGTTTCGCGATCACGTCCGTGTGGCCATCGGAGACATCAATGGTAACGGCACACCCGATCTAATCTTTGCCTCACGCGATGGACGTGTTCCGGGCCTGTCCTTCTCCGAGCACTTCCACATCTTCCCTGGCTTGCTCACCGAGGTTCACTCTGGAGCGGGAGCCACCACGAAGCTCACCTATTCGAGCGTTCACTCGCTCGATGGGCAGGCCGCCAAGGGACGCAGGCCGTGGAGCCAGCACTCGGCAGCTGTCGACTATGTCGTGACCGATGCCGTCCAGTCCCAAACGCGCCCGGACGGAACCGTCGACTCGATCAACACCCACTACACGTACCGCAATCCCGCGTTCGACGCGTGGGAACAGCGGCTGTTGGGCTTCCGCGAGATTGAAGCACGCAGCGACTACGCGGCTACGGTGAGCAAATACTTCTTTGGTCGTTGCCAGGAGTCCATCCAGGCGTGCGACGGGACCAGCGATATCGACTATGAAAAGCCCCTTTCGGGCCTGCCCTATCAAGTCGACACCAAATCGTTGGGCCCGGAGTACACCGTTTCTACGGTCCTCCGCCATTACAAGACCGTCCGTCTCTATAAGGAACCGAACTCCGAGCGCGACGCCAGCTTCGCCTACGCCGATCGGGTGGATTCGTACCTGTACGACACGCACCCGTTCATTCCCGCCCCGCAAACGGATGCCGTCGAGCTCGTGGACGATTCGCGCGTCTCGAAGGTCAGCGTCACCTTGGCCGCCTTTCAGGGCCGAGAACATCTGCGTGTCGAAGAAGATCGCGATGTCTACGGCAACGTCATCGCCCGCCGCGACCATGGGCGCATTAAGAACGATGGCACGGCCGTCGACCCCATGCTCGAGATGCACACGATTGGCATGGGCTTCGCCGGTAACCCCGATCTCTACATGTTCGGTCCGAGCTCGCAGGTGACGACCGGTTTCGGGAACCGCCCCGGCCTTGCGTTCGATCCCGATCGCACCGTGGCTTACGTGTACAACAACCAAGGCGATGTCACGGACATCCGGACCAACTTAGAGGGGACCTTGCCGCTCGTTCGCTCGCACGAGACGAGCGGCGCGGCGCTCGCGCCACCTCCCCCGGGCGCCTCGAGCGCGGGCACGGTCTTCATCGCGCACTTCGACTACGATCCGCTGGGAAATCTCGTAAAATCACACGGCGCCGCGCAGACGTCGTGCCTTGTGCGCCAATACGATAAGGACTACGCGCAGCTTCTCGACACGACAACGCAATACATCTCCGGTTGCAGCGGAGCCTCGCTCGCCGAATCGATCGTCTACGACCCGCGCTTCGATGTGCCTCGGCTCATGATGCTCCCCGATGGCACGCGCAGCCAGATCGACTACGACATGTTCGGCCGCGTCGCCTCGACGACCGCCCCCGATCCCGACGTGATGGGCATGCTGTCGCAGCGCTCGGCGAGCTTTGCGTATCCTCTTCCTCGAGGCAACATCACCGGCGTCTCCGCCACGTTCCCGACGAGTGCCGATCGAAGCGTCACGAGCTGGAAGTACACCGACGCCTTTGGTCAGGCCCTCGCCACGATCAGTCAAGCCGATCCCGCCGAGGGAGATGGCGCGCCGTGGGTCGTCCGCCGGGCGACCCGCTACGCCTATGGCCTTCCCGTTTCGGGCTTTCAGCCGTACTGGAGCCAGGGCGATCCTGCGCAACTTGCATTCAACTACCCCTCCACAGAACCGGATGCGCACTACGCTCTGGACGGTCTCGGACGCGTCCTCGACATCGCGGATCGCGGTCGGACAACGTTCCTTCGGCATCACGCGCTGTCGACGGATTACTACGACAGCGAGGACGTTGGCAGCGGCCCGAACAAGAACACGCCCACGACCGTGTTCCGCGACGGCCATGGGCGCGTGTCGCAAGTGCGCGAGGTGAACACCGTCGGTGACAAGACCGACGCGATTTTCACGAGCTACGACTACAACGCGGCGGGCCAAGTCCTGCGCATTCGACGGCATCACAGCCTCGGCCCCGAGGAGATTGTTCGTTGGATGCAATACGACTCGATGGGGCGGATGGTGCTCAACGCCGAACCGAATACGGCGAAGAATTTCGTCCCAAACCCGCAAGATGGTGCGGCCCTCACCTCGATGCGGGCTTGGCGCTATGCCTACGACGATGCGGGTCGACTCGTCGGCACGTCGGATCCGAGGGGGTGCGGCAAAAACCGCTTCTACGATGGCATGGGACGCCTTCTGGCCGAGGACTACTCGCCCTGCCTCGCACATCACGAGCTCTACACGAAGGTCGAGAACGGAAAGGGGTTCGAGGCGGTCTATCTGTATGATGAGCCGGGGTTGCTTCAGTCCCCCAATTCCCTCGGCCGCATGACCACGGTGGCCGACCGCGGCGCCGTGACGTACCTGAGTTACGACGGCCGAGGACGTGTGAGCGAAACCGCTCGACGCATCACGCGCCCGGCCTCGAGCGGGCCGTCAAGCTCGCGCGATTTCGGGGGATTGGACATCGAGGTGGGCCTCGGCCCAATCGTCATCGTGATCGGCGGCGGCGCTGGTGGTGGTGGTTCCGGCGGTGATGCGGGAGCCGATGCCGGAGGGCCGCAGGTCTCGGGCGACCGTTACGCCCCGCACCTGTACCGAAAGTCCACATCGTACGATCTTGTCAACCGGGTGATCGGCGAAGACTCGGGCGCTGACGTCGACGAGTTGCTCCAGAACGGCCAGAGCCGCGTCAGCTACGCGTATGCGACGCGCGGCATGCTCAAGAGCGTTTCGAGCAGCTACGGGCCGCTCCTCGCGAACGTCACGTACAACGCCGATGAACGACTCGATGAGGCGATCTACGGCGATAAGTCGAGCACGCACGTCAAGACAACCTACGATCGGCACGACGTCAAGAGTTACAAGATCTGGCGCGCACCTCCCGCCGTCACCGAAGTGCTCGCCGATCTGTCGTTCGAGTACGATCTTGTAGGCAACGCGACCAAGATCATCGACAACCGCGCCCCTGCCGCGTGGCCCGATGGCGCTCGTCCGCGAACGCAAACGCTCACGTACGATGGACTGTATCGGCTTACGTCGGAACGATCCGAATACGCGACGGCGAGCAAAAAGGACCAACAGGTGTCCCCGTTCGCACCGGAGCACGAGGATTCGTTTTCGCCGGTGATGCCGCGGCTTGGGCGTACGAGCCGCTCTACCAAGTTTGACATCGCCTACGACTTCAGCGGAAACACCGTTTCGCTCAACGACTCGGACGCGACGGTGTTCGACCGGGCGGCCCTCGGAACCATCACGAACGGCGATAGCGAGGGTCACCCTAATCGTCTCACCGGCGCAACGGTCGGCGTCGAAGTGAAATACGACGATGCGGGCAACGTGATCGAGATGCTCGTGCCACGCACCGGGGAATGCACGACCTTCGACGAGAAGTGCTCCCATCACTTCATCTTCAATTGGGACGAAGTCGGGCAGTTGGTGCGCGCACGTCGGTGGGACTACAAAACGATCCCCGCGAACGAGCCGCGTTACCCCGCCATTCCCTCGTCCTTCAATCTGAATGTGGACGTGCGCTACGCGTACAGCCAGGGGCAGCGCGTTTTGAAGTCGATCCAAGGAGAACGCGCGGGCGAGAAACACTCCGTCGAAGTGTTCGGCTCGCTCCGGCTCGACAACGCCGACTGGGAGTACGACTTCGAGAGCCACGCGAAGGACTACGAGCGCACGGCCGCGACCGAAAGTGCCTACCTCGGCGGGATGGCTCATGTCGTGGTGACCGAGGAGGACCTTCCCTCGATGTCAGGCTCCAAACGCCATGTCTTCCTAGCGATGGGCGACCGGCTTGGTTCCACGAACGTGGTCATCGACCACGAGTCCGGCGAGCTTGCAGAGAGCATCCAGTACCACCCGTACGGCACCGTCGACTCCGACTACCGGCCGGAACGCTGGGGGCACCATCGTGAGCTGTACCAATTCACGGGTAAAGAAGCCGATATCGAGCTAGGACTCACGTACTTCGGCGCACGCTACTACAACACCGGGATCGGGCGCTGGATGAGCGCAGACCCGCTTACGGTGCATCAAGCTGCGGGCGATCTGAATCCGTACGCCTACGTCAATGGCTCGCCGATGGAGGGCACCGACAGCATCGGCCTTTGCAATGACGAGCTAGGGTGCAATTGGAGACTACCGCCGTTGCCAATCATCGGCGGCGGCACAGGTGGCGGCGGCGGTGGGAGCGGCAGTGGCGAAGGCAACCCCATTGGCGGATCCGGAGTCAAGAGCCGACCGGGTGTGCGCGCCCCGGCACCCGTCCCGGGTAGCGCGCGCGGCTATATCGATCTCACGATGGCCGGAGGCTCGACCAAAGACTTCGAAGCGGCCCGCGACAACCTTCGGGCCGGCATCGACAAGCACTCGACCGTTATCGCAGGAGCCGGCATTCTCGCCGGGCTGCAGACGCTCGTCATTGCGGGGGCTTCAGAACTAGGAGCCTTCGTCACGTCCTCGCTTTCGGCCGCGGGGCGCACGTGGACATCGGCGGGCCAATGGGTCGCAGCGAGATTGCCGTGGACCGCAACGGCAGCCACCGCTACTACGACCGTCGCAAGTGGCTTGAATGGCAACCCGACGGCAAGCACGCTGCTCAACGGAGGATGCTTTACTGCGGGAACGCTCGTCGCCACCTGCGATGGGAGTACGCAACCCATCGAAACGATTCGTGCCGGGGATTCAGTGCTCTCCTGGAACGAAGCGACCGGGCAAGCCGAGTGCCGCGACGTGCTCCGATCGTGGGTGCGAGCATCGAACGCGCTCGTCGACGTTGCGGTAGCTGATTCGGACGGGCCCAATGACGTCATTCATGCCACCGCGGACCATCCTTTCTGGGTGGAGGAGAAGGGCTGGACCGCTGCGGGCGACCTTGCCGTAGGGGACCACATCCGCGTACACGATGGCGCGTCTGTGGTCGGGCTGCGCGAAGCGCCAAGGAAATCGGCGTCCGCCCTCGTCTACAACTTTGCGGTCGAGGCGAATCATTCGTACTTCGTCGGCCCGATGCACGTGCTCGTGCACAACAGCAACCCATGTGAGCTAGCTGTCGAAGGCGTTTTAGCAACCGAAGCTGCGGCCACCGAACTCAATGCCGTCGCCGGCAGAATCGCCGCCGACCAGAGAACAGCGGCGATCCTGGAAACGAGAGAGGGAATTACACTCGTGGGTGGCGGCGCTGTCGACCTAACGCCTGCTCAGCGCGCATTTGCAACCGCACGCGGATGGGTTCCGGTAGCCCTTCCCGGCGAAGACGCCGAGATCACGGTTATACAGGAGGCAGCCCGTCGAGGCCTGACCCCGCTTCGGGGTGCCACCAGCCGGGACATCTGCAGTGGTTGTAGTGCCCATATTGAGCAGATTGGCGGTATGGTTACCGGAGATAGGACCTTCTCCTTCCCGGGCAGCCTATGAGCATAGAGAACCAACTTCAACAATTCCCCGTTCGGCTTCGGGCCGCTTTCGCGGCGTGCTGTGCCGAGAGGCTGCTTCCTGCATACCATCTGTACTGTGCGCGACTAAAGCTCCCGCGGCTCCTTGAGCAGCGCCTTGAACTCGTTTGGTCTTTTGTATTGGGCACGAAACCCGCTCCGCCCGCCAGCCAAATCCAAGCCATGTTCGAGAGCGACTCGCAATCGTTGATACCACCAGATCAGCGCGGAACCGAGTACGCGCAGGACGCTGCAATCTCGATCCTTTACGCTCTTCTTTCACTGGCCCCAAGCAATCCGAGTGACGTTGAGGGGCCCGTGTCCGCCGCGCGTCACGTCACAGACGCCTTGGATCGTTATATTGCCCGACACGTCGGAATTCAGCCAGATGATCCGAAATACGCGGAGCAGGTCACCAATCATGAAGTCCTCCTTAGCGAAGTCGCTCGGCAGCGGCGAGACCTCAATGAGCTCCAGCATCTCCTTAGTCAAAAAGACCAGTGGTCCCCGACACTAAACACTCTACGTGACCGAGCAACGACGGAACGACTCTATTTCCTTGGCCAGTAATGCGTTACCTCAATTACCCCCATGCTGTAACCGGCGCCGAGGGGACGTTTATCGCAACGTGGTTTATTCCTCCCATCGGTGTCCGTGCTTGCACTCGTGGCGCGCGTGGCTGCTCGCGCGAATGCACGTAGTGCGGTCCTCTTGGCAAATCTCGGGACACGCTCTACTAGCCATGGCGCGCGTAAGGGGCTTTTTCGCCGCTTTTTTGAATGCCACCTTTCTCACGGCCGCTTTCTTTGCGGGCCTCGCGGCTGCTTTCTTTGTTGTATGACTGACAGCTTTCTCCTTTGCGGGCTTCGCGGTTGTTTTTTTGGCAGTCTGTTTTTTTACCACAGTTTTCTTCGCTATCTTCTTTAGGCTTTTTGGCGTGACCTTAGCTGGAACCCTTTTCGTCATTGATGAATGGTAGCTGCAAAGTAGGGCGGTCGATAGGCCTACGTGGTGACTGATGCCTGCCTTCGCCTCTTAGGAAGAGCTCCACCCTCGATAGAGTGCGCGAGGATGGGGTGATGCGCTTCAAACTGAGACCAGAGAGCGGTGCACTTCGCCGGCGACGTGCTGGTCATCGGCTATTCGCGAGAGCCAGCGACGAACGTGCCCGGCGCGGACTCGGCGCCGACATTGAAGAAGCGGTAGGTTTGACTCGACGTTGTGTCCTGCCGACACGATGACGGGTCGCCTAGGTAGACCGGCCCCGCGTGCACGCTGGTCACTCGGTAGATCGACTTGCCCTGCCCGCATGAGGTCGGGCTCGTCAGGCGATATGGAAAACGAGCGTCGGGAAGGCATGCGGCCTTGTACTGAACGGCCAGCGGCGTCGTGCAGCCAGAATCGGAGAAGTCGCCAGCGCCGAACGATGGCGTCGCTCCCCCTCTCCCTGTCACCACCCGTCACTACCTATAACCAGGTCAATACTATATGCATATTACATCATACAGGGTTAAGGGGGCACTTGGGCGATGATGGCGTTGACAGAGCCGCCTAAGCGCTTGCGATAATTAATAAAACATGTCATCGCCTACGGTCACCACCCTATCGAGGGTCGCGACCTCTAGGTGATGAAAAGAGGTTCGGAGTCGTGTCGGGAGTTATGAAAGAGCGAGATCGACGAATACGCGAAGAACAGTCAAAATAGATAGACACGCCGGGGCCCTTGAGTAGGGCGGCCGTACATGTTTTTCGGTACTCGATTGAGAGGATTCTAAGGCTTCTTCTTCACGTATGCGTGTTTCGCCTTTACATCGTCACCGATCTTCTCGTCGTCGTAGAGCGCTTCTAGCACGCGGCGCAGCACCTCAAGGGTGGTGATGGCATCATCCTCCGTGATCTCGGGACCGCCGTGCGCGGCAGAATTGCCGACGACCCGCAAGGGTTCGGCCTGTTCATACAGGCGGTTCGTGATGAGGGCATTTTCTTTGAGCCATTTGAGCTTGGCGGCGAGCATCCCCGTAGCCTGGCCCCCGCTCTTGTCGTCGCATGCGGCTTCAAGCGCCCTACGCGCCATTAGTGCGGCCGGTCGCCAAATGCCATTTACGAGACACCTTTGCGCGTCGTGGGCCTCTTCGCGAATCGCCGCGGGCACGTGCTCGCTCACCTGCCGCGGCATGGCAGGCGGGTAGACGACCGGCGGATCGCCGTCTAGGTACAACATCGGCCGCATGCACTTCGTGCAAGTCGCAATCCTGTAAAATTCCTCATTATTGTTGCGATCGTCCCAGCGCCATACGGCTTCAGAGCCACCATTGTGAGGGTGTCGCGCCGGTGTCGGCGAAGTCCTCCCGCCACAATGACCACAGTTGATATATGTCAGCATTGCAGCATCGTACACCGCTGGCACATACCCGTCCGTTGCATTCACGCCGCGCTGGGATGGAAACGGAGGGGAAGCTTTTCAGCTATTCGCGTGAAGAGCCAGGAACGGCCCGATGCGCGTCGCTCTCCACATACAGGCCCCGTTCCACGAAACCAAGATCTCCGGGCATACGTGACAGCGAATTTCGTCTTTGTCGCGCATCGTTAGAGAGGACGCCGTCAACGCGTAGCCGGTGCCGCACTTGCAAGCGTGGTAAGGTTTCGTTCCGATCGGAAGTCCTTCACGGTATTCTCGCTGGAATTGTTCAGAGAGCTCGGTAAATGGATCGCGCGCCATGGTTAAACTCTGCCACACTCGATGAAGATCGAGCTGAACCGGCTACGGATTGACAGCCAAGGACTGACGGCCCGCCTGCGGTTGGGCCGTATGCCCGCTTCCCTTTGCCTGCCACCGAGATATACGATGCATCGTCGCCAACCGCCGTCCACTTTGGGGAGGAAAACATGTCAGATCTACCGAGCCATGCGTTTCTACTCACGTCTCTGAAACAGGAACTATTGATCTTACAATCTCACTTTCGCGAAGGCACGGCGCAGGAGCAGGGAACTGCCGCCATCAACGCGTCCGCCGCACGCGCCAAGGCAGTCGCTTCTATGGTGGTCGAGTTTGTGTCTAGGGACCCTGACGACAAGGCCGCCGCAACAGAGGTCAAACTACGTATCGCAGATGTCGCGACGGGTGGTGGGCAAGGTATTGACCGCATGAATGAAGCCTTCCAGGCTCTCCTAGAGCGGTTTCCGCACGCGCGCCTTCTATGACTCGCTAGAGCGGAGAGACGCGAAGCCGCGGACTCTCTGGCTCGCGCGGTTCGCGGCGGCTGCACGCCTTCGCGTAGGGGCGACATGCTTCTCCATCATCGAGATCGAGAATTTCCCACCGCCCGCCGCCGCCCTCCGACCACACGAACCACGCGTAGGCCGTCGAGCGGTGAACGACGGCCGGAGAGGCAAGCCGAGCGCATCGCCGTGCTTGGCGCGTTCGATGGCCGCGGGATACCACCGTGCGAGCAAGCCGAGGTAGTCGAGTGCCGATACCCGTAGACTGGATATGTTGGAATCGACACATCGGGTGCGGCGGCTCAGCAGTCACCTCGAGCACCGCCTCTCCCTTGTCCGGCGCCGCTAGCTCGCGGGGGGCTGAAGGGGAACGAGCCACCACCACCATCGCGCGCGTTTGCGAAGCGCTCGCGGCTCGCGCCACCAACCCTTCGAATCGAGGATTGCGACTCACGGGTGAACTGCCATTCTATCCCACATGACCTCGGTGAATCGTGGCGCCGGCCTTCATGCGACGTCGAGAAATATCGTGATATTCGCATTGGCCGGGGTCGCGATCTCGATACTGTCTGCGGCGTGTGGGCACGGAAGGCCTCCGCTCGTGCCTTGCGCGTATCGAGCCCCCATCGATAGGACCGCGTTCAATCGGCTTAACGCGAGATTGAAGGCGATGGAATTCGAACGAGCCGAGTGCCCTGAAAGTCATAGTTCTTTCATGTGGCGCTCAGGAAACCATGATGCGGATTCCAAAGCGTTCCATGCGTGGGCTATGCAGGTCGAAAGGGAGCTGGTGAAGCTCGACACCGCATGGCAAGTAAAGCCCGACGCATGTTGCGGCTCACTCATCGGGCAGCCTCCAGGCAGAGCGTGTCTCGTCATCGATCGCTCGACCAGAAACACGGCCCCAGACGAGCTCGCGGAGGTCCTCGAACGGAGTCTCGCCAGTCGCGACCTCATGGGCGCACGGGTGGGCCTGAGGTATCTCTTCGTCGGTGGTCCAAGCGACGCGCGGTGTACACCGAACGATCCGAATTGTGGACCTATCCCCGCTGGCCGGAGCGTGGATGATGAAATCTCCGAGTGTGCATCGTTGGCTGCCACACGTACCTGGACGCGGCGGCCGGTGTCCGTGTTCCTCGGGATGAGCGGGCTCCGAGTGCACCCCCGCGGCTCGTGCACCTACGACGGCGAATGCACGTCGCTCAACGGAGAGTGCGTGAGCGTTGAAGTTGCCTCCGCCTCTCCGGATTATGGGTCGCGGGGTGCCTCGGCGGATGGCATACACTGCGGTTGCGTCAAAGGCCAATGCCACTGGTTCGATTGGCCATGAACACGCGGCCGGTCATGCGTTACGACTTCGCTTCCGCGGGCGCAGGCCGTCGAACATGAGCGACGTGTAGCGGCGGGCAAGCTTCTCCGGCGACGAAGCATCGAGCCCCACCCATTGGGCGAGGCCGTCGAGCACCAGCACCGCGAGACCGTGGATGGACGACCAGGCCAGCATGGCCAGCTCCTGCGGATCGCCCGCCTCCACCGCCCCTTCCCTCTGGGCCGAGGCTATCGCGTTTACGGCAATGGCAAAGACGGCGGCCTCGGCGGCGCGGATGGCCTCCGTGTGGGCCGCCTTGCCCGCGGCCTCCACGCCGAACATCACGCGAAATTGCCCTGGATGTGAAAAGGCGAATGTGAAGTACGCCACGCCGAGGGCCTGAAACCGCGCCAGAGGATCGTCCCCCGCGCTGGCCTGCACCTCCGTGGCGCGGGCGAGCAGCTCGCGAAAACCTTCCTCGGCGACCGCGGCCACCAAGGCCTCGCGGTTGTCGAAGTGCCGGTAGGGCGCGCCATGCGTCAGCCCCGCCCGCCGCGCGGCCTCGCGCAAGCCAATGGCACCTACGCCGTCCTCCTCGGCAATTTCGATTGCGGCCTGAAGCAGAGCTGCACGGGTTCGTTCCATGGAGTTTACACTGTCTACTTTCGATGTATACTGTATCGCACTTTGATCGATATCGATGCGAAATTTTCGACGGTCCATGCAGATGACAGTGTCATCTCCGGGCACATCGTCGACCGGCTCTATGCGCGCTTCGGACGCCGCGGCGAGCGCCTCTTCGCGCACGGCTGGGGCGACGACGCGTTGCTCGAGCGGCTGAGTGCCGACGTCTTTCGTCCCTCGCCGGCCAACGTCACCATCACCTGGGAGGGCGACCACGGACATTTCGCCTCCCCGCTTGCCGACGCGTTGCCGGCGGAGGTGCGCACGGCGCGGGTGCGTCGGTTGCGCGCCGCAGGCTCGCCGAGGCGAACGGCGTGCGTCCTGCTCGCGGGCTCGCGCGAGGAAGGCTTCGCGCTGCGCGAGTCCATTTACCGCCCGCTCACCACGGAAGGCATCGACCTGGTGCTGCTCGAGAATCCCTTTTACGGATTGCGGCGTCCGGCAGGGCAAGACGGCGCCAACCTGCGCACCGTGGCCGAGCATGGACTCATGAATGTCGCCATCGTCGCCGAAGCGCATGCCCTGCTTGCAGCGCTACGGGCGGAGGGTTACGCGCGGCTGGGCATCGCGGGCTACAGCATGGGCGGCTATATGGCGGCCCTCACGGCCGTGTTCACGGACGCGCCGCTGGCCGTGGCGGCATTGGCCGCGGGTTCATCACCCGCACCGGTGTTCGTCCGCGGTGGGTTGTCCCACTCCATCGATTTCGCAAAGCTCGGCGCACCGAGCCTGGGCGACGCCCGCGCCCGGGAACGACTCTACGCGCTGTTCGACACCGCGCGCATCACCCAGTGGCCCGCACCGGTGCATGCCGAGAGCACCATCTTGCTCGGCTGCCGGCGCGATGGCTACGTCCCCGCGAGCGAGACGCGGGCCCTTCACGCCCACTGGCCCAAGAGCGTCCTTCGCTGGATCGACGCCGGGCATATCTCCGCCTTGTTCACCGAGCGGCGGGCCCTTCGCGCCGCCGTCCGCGACGCGTTCGAACGCCTGCCCAACGACACGAGGAGACCATGAGCACACAAAGTATCTTCCGCGACGGACTCTTGGCTGGCCAATCGGCCTTCATCACCGGCGGCACCAGCGGTATCAACCTCGGCATCGCGTGCCGATTCGCCGAGGCTGGAGCCAAGGTCACCATCTTGGGGCGCAATCCGGAAAAGGCCGCACGCGCCGCCGACGAAGTGCGCGCCTTTGGCCCCCACGTGCTCGCCGTCACGGCCGACGTGCGCGATTACGCCGCCTTGGAAGGTACCATCCGCACCAGCATGGATGCGCATGGCCCCATCGACATTCTCATCAATGGCGCCGCGGGCAACTTCCCCGCACCCGCCATGGGGATCTCCTCGAACGGTTTCAAGGCGGTCGTCGACATCGACCTCATTGGCACCTTCAACGCCTGCCGCGCGGCCTTCGACTACCTTCGCAAGCCGGGCGCGCGCGTCCTATCCATCTCGGCCACGCAAGGCAGCGTCCCATCGATGATGCAAGCGCACGTGTGCGCCGCCAAAGCGGGCATCGAAATGCTCACCAAGGTGCTCGCCCTCGAGTGGGGCGCCGCCGGCGTTCGCGTCAATGCCATTGC encodes:
- a CDS encoding alpha/beta hydrolase family protein, with protein sequence MIDIDAKFSTVHADDSVISGHIVDRLYARFGRRGERLFAHGWGDDALLERLSADVFRPSPANVTITWEGDHGHFASPLADALPAEVRTARVRRLRAAGSPRRTACVLLAGSREEGFALRESIYRPLTTEGIDLVLLENPFYGLRRPAGQDGANLRTVAEHGLMNVAIVAEAHALLAALRAEGYARLGIAGYSMGGYMAALTAVFTDAPLAVAALAAGSSPAPVFVRGGLSHSIDFAKLGAPSLGDARARERLYALFDTARITQWPAPVHAESTILLGCRRDGYVPASETRALHAHWPKSVLRWIDAGHISALFTERRALRAAVRDAFERLPNDTRRP
- a CDS encoding DUF4145 domain-containing protein; this translates as MLYLDGDPPVVYPPAMPRQVSEHVPAAIREEAHDAQRCLVNGIWRPAALMARRALEAACDDKSGGQATGMLAAKLKWLKENALITNRLYEQAEPLRVVGNSAAHGGPEITEDDAITTLEVLRRVLEALYDDEKIGDDVKAKHAYVKKKP
- a CDS encoding TetR/AcrR family transcriptional regulator, whose protein sequence is MERTRAALLQAAIEIAEEDGVGAIGLREAARRAGLTHGAPYRHFDNREALVAAVAEEGFRELLARATEVQASAGDDPLARFQALGVAYFTFAFSHPGQFRVMFGVEAAGKAAHTEAIRAAEAAVFAIAVNAIASAQREGAVEAGDPQELAMLAWSSIHGLAVLVLDGLAQWVGLDASSPEKLARRYTSLMFDGLRPRKRSRNA
- a CDS encoding SDR family oxidoreductase — encoded protein: MSTQSIFRDGLLAGQSAFITGGTSGINLGIACRFAEAGAKVTILGRNPEKAARAADEVRAFGPHVLAVTADVRDYAALEGTIRTSMDAHGPIDILINGAAGNFPAPAMGISSNGFKAVVDIDLIGTFNACRAAFDYLRKPGARVLSISATQGSVPSMMQAHVCAAKAGIEMLTKVLALEWGAAGVRVNAIAPGGVEDTEGMRRLAPTPEILAKHTESIPLRRFATRAEIAEVALFLASPAAAYIHGTVLAVDGGHAQAGFGTAAVLG